A stretch of DNA from Schizosaccharomyces osmophilus chromosome 2, complete sequence:
AGGTAAGATTagttgaaatagaaaggaaaggttGATTTTTTGCGTGCTTTTTGAGCGGTTTttgatggaagaatcatgcttgtttatttatttgttggGTTTGAGATGAATAACCTTGTCGATAAGTGTCAACAAACAGGGCGAATACCTCTATccttttcacaaacaacGAAAGAACAGTTACTAATACATCCATTAGCTTCAACCAAATTTATTGATCTCGAAATGGCTCctgaaacagaagaaagttctaaaaagaaaagatatctGACGCCTCGTGAATtagcaattgtttttgctatttttattgtatatAATGTATGCTTGATTATTGCGAGGgtcattcttcttgtttacgaaattcCGTTTAATCAGCTTGCCGTTTGGGTACTTTTTGGCGTTTGGTGCGCTCTATTTCTGTCATTGACAATTGGTAAGAAACTAATTTCAGGATTTTTAATGACTCACTAACTATTAGCAATGACTCAAATGCCTAAAGAATGGTTCACGCAGGCCAAAAAAGGGCTCACGCAAGCTGGAAGATTAACCAAAAACGTATTGTCAGCTATGTGTATCTCAGTATTATGTGTGTGTTTTCTCGATGTCCTCGGTTTCACTGCGTATTATGCTGCAAAGAAGTTCacaggatttgaaaagataaacaacaattttttctatgctgtttgttttgttaactttgtcttgtttctttatttgacGAGTATGTCATACACCCGCGAAATATTCTAACTCTTCTAGTGAATGCAAATGCGCGTGAACTATTAAGATTAGTTCTCATCGATCTGAGAAACGGAATAGGAAACGCTGTGGATCGTATTTTAGGTATGTACACTTCGTAAATGCTTGCTATCGTTAGGGCTTTAATTAACCTATTTTAAAGATACAAATCGAGGAGAGCAAGTACCTCagaacgaagaaatcgaaCTTCAGCCTCTTGCTGAGCAAAGCGCTGAAGTTTGAGTTTGAGTTATACCGAACCtgctttcattctttatatttcgcatcttctttggaagcatTCATGTCAATTGCAGTCCATCAAGTTTCTGCATTCACATCCACCAAAGTAAGCATTATCTTAATATGATAGctttaattgcttttcttattcGCTCTTTCATGAATCTGTTGATTCGTTTCACAGCATCGCTGTTTACGCATTGTTTATCTTCTTCGTGAATAGAACaccctttttaatgattatttaattattccGACGAAAACTCCATCGCAATTAATTATTGTTTAGCTCAACACCGAGTCGTGTAATTGCATGTCTTATAATTGGCAAGGACGAAAGTGAGTTTCAACAgtaattattttcattcagTATAGCAAGcacaaatcttcagatcGAAAGATTCGACAGGTGTAGtttaattaattaaattatCGTTTATTTAGAGAGTCAAGTCAACGGACCATGAAAAATGTATAAGTAGAACCCAATTTATATTAACATTTTCAACCCATAAACTCATACACTCAATCTGATGCTCCTGCGACCACAGTGTGaatcaatagaaaagagtaaaaacagtgtgttttcaaatattatCCTTACAGTATGAAAGCATTCTCCATTCAACGTGACAAAACACACAGATAGAACTGAGCCGAATTGGATCTTGTAGTTCATCAAGCCAAATAAAAGACTGG
This window harbors:
- the wtf30 gene encoding wtf meiotic driver (syntenic with wtf37 in CBS 15792), which gives rise to MKNKYTPISDSDDSSKTLNDEKADSQSSPSDGTPPPYSASTKFIDLEMAPETEESSKKKRYLTPRELAIVFAIFIVYNVCLIIARVILLVYEIPFNQLAVWVLFGVWCALFLSLTIAMTQMPKEWFTQAKKGLTQAGRLTKNVLSAMCISVLCVCFLDVLGFTAYYAAKKFTGFEKINNNFFYAVCFVNFVLFLYLTMNANARELLRLVLIDLRNGIGNAVDRILDTNRGEQVPQNEEIELQPLAEQSAEV